A single window of Caldicellulosiruptor bescii DSM 6725 DNA harbors:
- the purB gene encoding adenylosuccinate lyase codes for MNDIYETPLNSRYASDEMKRLFSNDTRFKLWRKLWIALAEAQKELGLDITDEQIEEMKRYAEDINYEVARQKEKELRHDVMAHIHAFGEQAKKARPIIHLGATSCFVTDNADIIIMYEALKLIRKKLVNCIKVLSDFALKYKDMPTLGFTHFQPAQLTTVGKRAMLWVQDLVMDLEFLEYVMEHTYLRGVKGTTGTQASFMALFDGNEEKVKMLDKLVCKKMGFEKSFPLTSQTYPRKYDFLVLSVLASIAQSSYKFANDIRLLQHLKEIEEPFEKTQVGSSAMAYKRNPMRSERICALARYVMVNIQNPLFTASVQWLERTLDDSANRRISIPEAFLATDSILNLYHNVASGLVVYERMIERHIQQELPFMATENILMEAVKRGGDRQDLHEKIRKYSMEAGRNVKEFGKENNLIELISNDPSFKLSKEEIQAILDPKKFVGRAPSQVQEYYNEYVKPILEKYKDDLNFESQVNI; via the coding sequence GTGAACGATATTTATGAGACACCACTAAATTCAAGATATGCAAGCGATGAGATGAAGAGACTTTTTTCAAACGATACACGTTTTAAGCTTTGGCGCAAGCTCTGGATTGCACTGGCAGAGGCACAAAAAGAACTTGGTCTTGATATTACAGATGAGCAGATTGAAGAGATGAAAAGATATGCAGAGGATATAAATTATGAAGTAGCAAGGCAAAAGGAAAAAGAGCTCAGGCACGATGTGATGGCGCATATCCATGCGTTTGGCGAGCAGGCCAAAAAAGCAAGACCAATAATTCATCTTGGTGCAACAAGCTGTTTTGTTACAGACAACGCAGATATTATCATTATGTATGAAGCGTTAAAACTTATCAGAAAAAAACTTGTAAACTGCATAAAGGTTTTGTCCGACTTTGCTCTAAAGTATAAAGATATGCCCACGCTCGGATTTACGCATTTTCAGCCTGCACAGCTGACAACTGTGGGCAAAAGAGCCATGCTTTGGGTTCAGGATTTGGTTATGGATTTAGAGTTTTTGGAGTATGTAATGGAGCATACTTATCTGAGAGGAGTCAAAGGGACAACAGGAACTCAAGCAAGTTTTATGGCACTTTTTGACGGCAATGAAGAGAAAGTAAAAATGCTTGACAAGCTTGTATGCAAAAAGATGGGGTTTGAAAAAAGTTTTCCGCTGACATCCCAAACATATCCACGAAAATATGATTTTCTGGTCTTATCAGTTTTAGCTTCAATTGCGCAAAGCAGTTACAAGTTTGCAAATGATATAAGACTTTTGCAACACTTAAAGGAAATTGAAGAACCGTTTGAGAAAACTCAAGTTGGTTCATCTGCGATGGCATACAAGCGAAATCCTATGAGAAGTGAAAGAATCTGTGCCTTAGCAAGATATGTCATGGTGAATATTCAAAATCCGCTGTTTACAGCATCGGTTCAGTGGCTTGAAAGAACATTAGATGATTCGGCAAATAGAAGAATATCAATTCCAGAGGCGTTTTTGGCAACGGATAGTATTTTGAACCTTTATCACAACGTTGCAAGTGGGCTTGTTGTATATGAGAGAATGATAGAAAGGCATATACAGCAAGAACTTCCATTTATGGCAACTGAGAATATATTGATGGAAGCTGTAAAGCGTGGCGGTGACAGACAAGATTTGCATGAGAAAATAAGAAAGTATTCTATGGAAGCTGGAAGAAATGTCAAAGAGTTTGGGAAAGAAAATAATCTTATAGAGCTTATTTCAAATGATCCAAGTTTTAAACTTTCAAAAGAGGAAATTCAGGCTATTTTGGACCCCAAAAAATTTGTGGGAAGGGCACCTTCACAGGTGCAAGAGTATTATAATGAGTATGTAAAGCCAATACTTGAAAAGTATAAAGATGATCTTAATTTTGAATCACAGGTTAATATATAA
- a CDS encoding MBL fold metallo-hydrolase — MILNILGARGPYPAKGEPTSGYLLRTKEANILLECGSGVLTRLLNFISFDEISFIICSHLHADHTSDLGVLRYYLASRGKEIDLYIPSEPKEEYDLIRKGVYRVKEIENNMEAKIGNLTIKFLEGQHPYKSFAVKIEVDDKVFGFSGDTGFKEELIEFFKDADILLLNAAYTDKEVEKIEPEKRFHLSPKQAAEIAKRANAKLLVLTHLKPECSEKEHLLSAKEVFENVVLATDNDTIEF, encoded by the coding sequence ATGATATTAAATATCTTAGGGGCAAGAGGACCTTATCCGGCAAAAGGTGAGCCTACATCGGGGTATCTTTTGAGGACAAAAGAGGCAAATATTCTACTTGAGTGTGGAAGTGGAGTTTTGACAAGGCTTTTGAACTTTATTTCTTTTGATGAGATTTCATTTATCATTTGCAGCCACCTTCATGCTGATCACACAAGCGATTTGGGAGTTTTGAGATACTATCTTGCATCAAGAGGGAAAGAAATAGACCTTTATATACCTTCTGAGCCAAAAGAGGAGTATGATCTGATAAGAAAAGGAGTGTACAGGGTTAAAGAAATTGAAAATAATATGGAAGCAAAAATAGGAAATCTTACAATCAAGTTTTTAGAAGGTCAGCATCCTTACAAAAGCTTTGCTGTAAAAATTGAAGTAGATGACAAGGTTTTTGGATTCTCAGGTGATACAGGATTTAAAGAAGAACTTATAGAATTTTTCAAGGATGCAGATATACTTTTGCTAAACGCAGCATACACAGACAAGGAAGTGGAGAAAATTGAACCTGAAAAGAGATTCCATTTGAGTCCAAAGCAGGCAGCTGAAATTGCAAAAAGAGCAAATGCTAAGCTTCTTGTTTTGACTCACCTAAAGCCTGAATGCAGCGAAAAAGAACATCTTCTGTCTGCAAAAGAGGTTTTTGAAAATGTTGTTCTTGCAACTGATAATGACACAATAGAATTTTAA
- a CDS encoding methyl-accepting chemotaxis protein, translating into MFKNVKIRTKLVFLFSFIFLAFIITLEAYIIPSVMTTIENQIKNKLKNIVQVAVSICENEYKLQQAGKISQQQAQNTAKEIIRNLRYNTTDYIWINDLQPKMVMHPFKKELEGQDLSNYKDPTGFKLFVAMVDIVKKKGEGFVKYQWEKPNTKKLYPKMSYVTLFKPWGWILGTGIYIDDLVEYQNKIKITIRLIAGLILLIAMLLIFTITLSLGRRLSQVEKMADLLSHFDLSKTDEIKNISSDEIGKVMSAFIMMSKNIKEMIKQIKDVAGSVLDAAKELTSASSEIANVSEQIALAISDVAKGSSEQANSIEKSSQRLSALSNSVQDIYEKMKEAYSSVQAVHQIINNGQELIFSQEQNMNSVKNIWQDVQNIMTRFSEMSNEIVKITSFITNLSKEINLLALNASIEASRAGDAGKGFMVVANEIRKLSDQTSTSAKQIGTLLKDIYENIQTITNQSEVFNKTLETQDNITKQTKEVYLQILQFSKDLIEMINNVTKSAEIASSSISAISQEIANIASIAQETAAATQQTAASTEEQTATAQTIASTMKNLENLAQQMAKKVEIFKI; encoded by the coding sequence TTGTTTAAGAATGTTAAAATAAGAACCAAGCTTGTTTTTCTTTTTTCTTTTATCTTTTTAGCTTTTATCATCACTTTAGAAGCTTATATCATCCCCTCTGTTATGACAACCATTGAAAACCAGATAAAAAATAAACTAAAGAATATTGTTCAAGTAGCAGTTTCTATTTGTGAAAATGAGTACAAATTACAGCAAGCAGGTAAAATATCACAGCAACAAGCTCAAAATACTGCAAAAGAAATAATTAGAAACCTAAGGTACAACACTACAGACTATATATGGATAAATGACTTGCAACCAAAAATGGTTATGCATCCTTTCAAGAAAGAATTAGAAGGGCAGGATTTGAGTAATTACAAAGATCCAACAGGATTCAAACTTTTTGTTGCAATGGTTGATATTGTTAAGAAAAAAGGTGAAGGATTTGTAAAGTATCAGTGGGAAAAACCCAATACAAAAAAGCTCTATCCGAAGATGTCATATGTAACACTGTTCAAACCATGGGGCTGGATACTTGGTACAGGTATCTACATAGATGACTTAGTTGAATATCAAAATAAGATTAAAATAACTATTAGGTTAATTGCAGGTTTAATACTTTTAATAGCTATGCTTCTCATTTTCACAATAACATTGTCACTTGGTCGAAGGCTTTCACAGGTTGAAAAGATGGCAGATTTACTTTCGCATTTTGACTTGTCTAAGACAGATGAGATTAAAAATATTAGCTCAGACGAGATTGGAAAAGTAATGAGTGCTTTTATCATGATGAGTAAAAATATAAAGGAGATGATAAAACAAATAAAAGATGTTGCAGGTTCAGTTTTAGATGCTGCAAAGGAGCTTACATCTGCATCAAGTGAGATTGCAAATGTGTCAGAGCAAATAGCACTTGCAATTTCAGATGTTGCAAAGGGAAGCTCTGAACAGGCAAACTCGATTGAAAAGTCAAGCCAGAGACTTTCTGCTCTTTCAAATTCTGTACAGGACATTTATGAAAAAATGAAAGAGGCTTATTCTTCCGTTCAAGCTGTACATCAGATAATCAACAATGGGCAGGAACTAATCTTTTCACAAGAACAAAATATGAATAGCGTAAAAAACATATGGCAAGATGTGCAAAATATTATGACAAGATTCTCTGAGATGAGTAATGAAATTGTTAAAATAACATCTTTTATAACAAATCTTTCTAAAGAGATAAACCTTCTTGCTCTGAATGCATCAATTGAGGCATCAAGAGCTGGTGATGCTGGCAAAGGCTTTATGGTGGTTGCAAATGAGATAAGAAAGCTTTCTGACCAAACATCAACTTCTGCAAAACAAATAGGAACGCTCTTAAAGGATATTTATGAGAATATTCAAACAATTACCAATCAATCTGAAGTGTTTAACAAAACATTAGAAACCCAAGATAATATAACAAAGCAGACCAAAGAAGTTTACTTACAAATTTTGCAGTTCTCAAAAGACTTAATTGAAATGATAAATAACGTGACAAAAAGTGCAGAAATAGCAAGCAGTAGTATTTCTGCAATATCTCAAGAAATTGCCAACATTGCAAGTATTGCTCAAGAAACTGCCGCTGCAACCCAGCAAACTGCCGCTTCAACAGAAGAACAAACTGCAACAGCTCAAACAATTGCCTCTACAATGAAAAACTTAGAAAACCTTGCTCAGCAAATGGCCAAAAAAGTTGAAATATTTAAGATATAA
- a CDS encoding pyridoxal phosphate-dependent aminotransferase, with protein MKYSQKALNISASPTLAIDSLAKKLKEAGENVIGFGAGEPDFDTPDNIKYAAISAIVKGYTKYTPVAGISCLKEAVAKYYKENYAVDYSPDEVVVSNGAKHSLMNVFFALLNDGDEVLLPSPYWVTYPELIKLTGGKVVVVPTTKEKNYKITVSDIERYATSKTKAIVLNSPSNPTGMVYTYEELKQIVEFCTEREIFIVSDEIYDKLIYDGKKHISAASINEKAKDFVVVVNGVSKSYAMTGWRIGYTLSNKELAKIMSNLQSHTTSNPNSIAQYAAYEALVGPQDSVKKMICEFEKRRDLIYSLVNDTKFLSALKPEGAFYIWVDISATVGKSFEGKLIDSANTFAKILLEVEKVAVVPSEGFGMENHIRLSYATSEKNIREGLERIKRFVEKLS; from the coding sequence ATGAAATATTCTCAAAAGGCACTTAACATTTCAGCATCACCGACACTTGCCATCGATAGCCTTGCAAAAAAATTAAAAGAAGCTGGTGAAAACGTAATCGGATTTGGTGCAGGTGAGCCTGATTTTGATACTCCGGATAATATTAAGTATGCTGCAATTTCAGCTATTGTAAAAGGGTATACAAAATACACACCGGTTGCGGGGATTAGCTGTTTAAAAGAAGCTGTTGCAAAGTATTACAAGGAGAATTATGCAGTAGATTATTCTCCGGATGAAGTGGTTGTTTCAAATGGTGCAAAGCATTCACTTATGAACGTGTTTTTTGCACTTTTAAACGACGGTGACGAGGTACTTCTGCCATCTCCATATTGGGTTACATATCCAGAACTTATAAAACTTACAGGTGGGAAGGTAGTAGTTGTCCCAACAACAAAAGAAAAGAACTACAAAATAACAGTATCTGACATTGAAAGGTATGCGACGTCAAAAACAAAAGCGATTGTGCTGAACTCACCTTCAAATCCCACCGGTATGGTCTATACATATGAGGAGCTCAAACAAATTGTTGAGTTTTGTACTGAAAGAGAAATATTTATTGTCTCTGATGAAATATATGACAAGTTGATTTATGATGGCAAAAAACACATATCGGCGGCATCGATAAATGAAAAGGCAAAAGATTTTGTAGTTGTTGTAAACGGTGTTTCAAAATCGTATGCGATGACAGGATGGAGAATTGGTTATACCCTTTCAAACAAGGAACTTGCAAAGATTATGTCAAACCTTCAAAGCCACACAACCTCAAACCCAAATTCAATTGCTCAGTACGCTGCGTATGAAGCACTGGTAGGGCCGCAGGATAGCGTAAAAAAGATGATATGTGAATTTGAAAAGAGAAGAGACTTAATTTATAGCCTTGTAAATGATACCAAGTTTTTATCTGCACTGAAGCCCGAAGGTGCATTTTATATCTGGGTTGACATATCTGCTACTGTTGGAAAGAGTTTTGAAGGCAAATTAATAGACTCGGCAAATACATTTGCAAAAATTCTTTTGGAAGTAGAAAAGGTAGCTGTAGTTCCAAGTGAAGGATTTGGAATGGAAAATCATATAAGACTTTCATATGCAACATCTGAGAAGAATATAAGAGAAGGGCTTGAAAGAATCAAGAGGTTTGTTGAAAAACTAAGTTAG
- the rgy gene encoding reverse gyrase, with product MATGAKYYHSCINCSGINTDTRNEKGLPCEKCLKDDHLTENVFELLKGRGLLKDYQIYWNFHQNYKMFEKFFEHIFQKPLTGYQRTWARRFLLSKSFTLVAPTGVGKTTFGLVASLFLALNGKKSALVFPTVSLAQQSFERLEEFKTKLENANAVKILLFNSSMTKSRKEEFEKRFISCDFDILIITTQFVSKRKDVLSKMFFDLVFVDDVDAVLKSSKNIDTLLQMIGFSEDEIEKATERLRSKNRENGQDTVSNGSKNKGMLIVSSATAKPQGLKPLLFRELLGFEIGRFTFNIRNITNIRIKKKSKEKLLEIINILKDGILLFVNTEEEGKEIVKFLLDNSIKIGATWNDFEKEFELFKEGKLNVICGVSSYYGKLIRGIDLPSRIKYCIFWETPCFRFSIDMDKAPRFVLERVFVEYLDNHPKLKEYFKNVEILQTEKLRQLVSKYISKEDYSKIVNKIFSHLKLTDDGKLVIPDVPTYIQGSGRTSRMFGMRLTKGVSILFEEDDTIFESLKSRLMFLLDEEWMEENEVDFESLMEEVKVSRKIQNDDFYQNDTKSRLMIVESPTKADTISKFLEKASTRRYGKLSVYESITPEGILLITASKGHVYDLETKKGLHGVEYHDGKFIPYYNSIKRCMKCNTQFTDELDSCPKCASNTIDDKKEILKTLRELALEVDEVLIATDPDVEGEKISWDISQYIKPANSNIKRIEMHEITRYGLDSALRNPRQFNTNLVKSQIVRRIEDRWVGFELSSKLQENFKSYNLSAGRVQSTILGWIVEREKEYAKSEKTFTLLKLENGYNLEIEGEIECERVKAQIVEQKIEEISAPAPFSTSSLLSLASQKLNLDVPRIMEILQFLFEHGFITYHRTDSTRISVTGQNIARMFLEKVGKKELFLPRSFGNEGAHEAIRPVKPISPEELKELAYEKYTQGISQNHIKVYQLIFNRFMSSQMKNPKVLVQKVHFKINDIEIVKDIPVKVEEEGWLEFLPMQIYPLFENKDYSLTDKRSYKKHTIQLYTQASLIDEMKQKNIGRPSTYAKMVETLFKRGYVFEDSFRRIRSTSLGKKVYSYLSQKYGEYVNEQTTRELEKLMDIVEEGKRDYQEVLLELYNDISVLLNN from the coding sequence TTGGCAACAGGTGCGAAATACTACCATTCATGCATAAACTGCAGTGGAATAAATACAGATACAAGAAATGAAAAAGGGCTTCCATGTGAGAAGTGTCTTAAAGATGACCATCTTACCGAAAATGTATTTGAACTCTTAAAAGGTCGCGGGTTATTGAAAGATTATCAAATATACTGGAACTTTCACCAAAACTATAAAATGTTTGAAAAGTTTTTTGAGCATATTTTTCAAAAACCATTGACAGGATACCAAAGAACATGGGCACGACGTTTTTTGCTCTCAAAAAGCTTCACGCTTGTTGCCCCAACAGGAGTTGGTAAAACCACTTTTGGACTTGTAGCAAGCCTTTTTTTGGCGCTAAATGGCAAAAAGTCAGCTCTTGTATTCCCCACAGTCTCGCTTGCACAGCAGTCTTTTGAAAGACTTGAAGAGTTTAAAACAAAACTAGAAAATGCAAACGCTGTGAAAATCTTATTATTTAACTCTTCGATGACAAAAAGTAGAAAAGAAGAATTTGAAAAAAGGTTTATATCTTGCGACTTTGATATACTTATAATAACCACTCAGTTTGTTTCAAAAAGAAAAGATGTTCTATCTAAAATGTTTTTTGACCTTGTATTTGTAGATGATGTAGATGCTGTTTTGAAATCTTCAAAGAACATCGATACATTACTCCAGATGATAGGCTTTTCAGAAGATGAGATTGAAAAAGCAACCGAAAGATTGAGAAGCAAAAATAGAGAAAATGGGCAAGATACAGTTTCAAATGGTTCTAAAAATAAGGGAATGCTCATAGTATCCTCAGCAACAGCAAAGCCGCAGGGATTAAAACCTCTTCTTTTCAGAGAACTTTTGGGTTTTGAAATTGGCAGATTTACCTTCAATATACGAAATATCACTAATATAAGAATCAAAAAGAAGTCAAAAGAAAAATTGCTTGAAATAATCAACATCTTAAAAGATGGTATACTTCTGTTTGTCAACACCGAGGAAGAAGGAAAAGAAATTGTTAAATTTCTTTTAGATAATAGTATCAAAATTGGAGCTACATGGAATGATTTTGAGAAGGAATTTGAGCTTTTCAAAGAAGGAAAGTTGAATGTCATCTGTGGCGTCTCTTCTTACTATGGAAAACTAATAAGAGGAATTGATTTACCTTCACGCATAAAATACTGTATTTTTTGGGAAACACCTTGTTTTAGATTTTCGATTGACATGGATAAAGCTCCTCGATTCGTACTTGAAAGGGTCTTTGTTGAATACCTTGATAATCATCCTAAGCTCAAGGAGTATTTTAAAAATGTTGAAATTCTGCAAACAGAAAAGCTCAGACAGCTTGTCTCAAAATATATATCTAAGGAGGACTACAGTAAAATTGTAAATAAAATATTCTCACACCTGAAATTAACCGACGATGGCAAACTGGTTATCCCTGACGTTCCAACATACATCCAAGGTTCTGGCAGAACCTCGAGAATGTTTGGAATGCGCCTGACAAAAGGGGTTTCAATCCTCTTTGAAGAAGATGATACTATTTTTGAGAGCTTAAAGTCACGACTCATGTTTTTGCTGGATGAGGAATGGATGGAGGAAAATGAAGTAGATTTTGAAAGTCTTATGGAAGAGGTAAAAGTGAGCAGAAAAATCCAAAATGATGATTTTTATCAAAATGACACAAAGTCAAGACTTATGATAGTTGAATCTCCAACAAAAGCTGATACCATTTCGAAGTTTTTGGAAAAAGCCTCAACAAGAAGATATGGTAAACTCTCTGTATATGAGTCGATAACACCGGAAGGAATTCTACTTATCACTGCATCAAAAGGGCATGTGTACGACCTTGAAACAAAAAAGGGTCTACACGGTGTTGAGTACCATGATGGAAAATTTATTCCTTATTACAACTCTATTAAACGCTGCATGAAATGCAATACACAATTTACAGATGAGCTTGATAGCTGTCCCAAATGTGCATCTAATACAATTGATGATAAAAAAGAAATCTTAAAAACATTGCGTGAGCTTGCACTTGAGGTTGACGAAGTTTTGATTGCAACAGACCCTGATGTTGAAGGTGAAAAGATATCATGGGACATTTCACAGTATATAAAACCTGCAAATAGTAACATTAAAAGAATTGAAATGCATGAAATTACACGCTATGGTCTTGACAGTGCCTTGAGAAATCCACGACAGTTCAATACAAACCTTGTAAAATCTCAAATTGTGCGAAGAATAGAAGATAGATGGGTAGGATTTGAGCTTTCTTCAAAGCTTCAAGAAAATTTTAAAAGTTACAATCTTTCTGCGGGAAGGGTCCAGTCAACCATTCTTGGCTGGATTGTTGAAAGAGAAAAGGAATATGCAAAAAGTGAGAAAACATTTACTCTGCTAAAACTTGAAAACGGATATAATCTTGAAATTGAAGGTGAAATTGAATGCGAAAGAGTAAAAGCGCAGATTGTTGAACAAAAAATAGAGGAAATATCTGCACCTGCTCCATTTTCAACCTCATCATTACTATCTTTGGCTTCACAAAAACTAAACCTGGATGTACCAAGAATAATGGAGATTTTGCAGTTTTTGTTTGAGCACGGCTTTATTACTTATCACAGAACAGACTCAACAAGAATTTCGGTAACAGGACAGAACATTGCAAGAATGTTTTTAGAAAAGGTTGGTAAAAAGGAACTCTTTTTACCAAGAAGTTTTGGAAATGAAGGCGCTCATGAAGCAATAAGACCTGTAAAACCAATATCACCTGAGGAGCTAAAAGAGCTTGCCTATGAAAAATATACACAGGGTATTTCACAAAATCACATAAAAGTTTATCAGCTTATTTTCAACAGGTTTATGAGCAGCCAAATGAAAAATCCGAAGGTTTTGGTTCAAAAAGTGCATTTTAAAATCAATGACATTGAAATTGTCAAGGACATCCCAGTGAAAGTGGAAGAAGAGGGCTGGCTTGAATTTCTTCCTATGCAGATTTACCCTTTGTTTGAAAATAAGGATTATAGCTTAACTGACAAGCGAAGTTATAAAAAACATACCATTCAGCTTTACACCCAGGCAAGTCTTATTGACGAAATGAAACAGAAAAACATAGGAAGGCCTTCAACATATGCGAAGATGGTAGAGACACTTTTCAAAAGAGGATATGTTTTTGAAGATAGCTTTAGAAGAATAAGGTCAACATCGCTTGGTAAGAAGGTATATTCTTATCTTTCACAAAAATATGGTGAATATGTGAATGAGCAAACTACACGCGAGCTTGAAAAACTCATGGATATAGTGGAAGAAGGAAAAAGAGATTATCAGGAGGTTTTACTAGAACTTTACAATGATATAAGTGTACTTTTAAACAATTAA
- a CDS encoding dipeptidase: MFADAHNDTVTTAFSKGENLYKNSCQFDFERAKKVNLRLQYMAIWQDTRQEGIDFLKNAFYFLDRINEYEINNVAKSQKIEDGRINVLLSIEDISFINDTYEIELLKQRGVKSATLSWNHENKLCGGVYSDKGLTSIGQEVLKKLLEENFIIDLAHASSKTFFDVVKHLNKPFIVSHSNCFSLCPHPRNLTDEQIKIVRDFNGIIGINFYSPFVKDEGKANLNDVLRHIAYIAELIGVQYISFGSDFDGADDFPEGLRGVEDLPNIAKKLEKYGFSEKEIMDICYFNLTRFTERFLK, translated from the coding sequence ATGTTTGCCGATGCCCATAATGATACGGTAACCACCGCTTTTTCAAAAGGTGAGAATCTTTACAAAAATTCCTGCCAGTTTGACTTTGAGAGGGCAAAAAAGGTTAATTTAAGACTTCAATACATGGCAATATGGCAAGACACACGTCAAGAAGGCATTGATTTTTTGAAAAATGCCTTTTATTTTTTGGACAGAATAAATGAGTACGAAATAAACAACGTAGCCAAAAGCCAAAAAATCGAAGATGGCAGGATAAACGTTTTACTTTCAATCGAGGATATATCTTTTATAAATGACACATATGAGATAGAGCTTCTAAAACAAAGAGGGGTAAAAAGTGCAACACTTTCCTGGAATCACGAAAATAAACTTTGCGGCGGTGTATATTCAGATAAAGGTTTGACAAGTATCGGACAAGAAGTTTTAAAAAAGCTACTTGAAGAAAACTTTATCATAGACCTTGCACATGCATCAAGCAAGACTTTTTTTGATGTTGTGAAACATCTAAATAAACCTTTTATAGTTAGCCATTCTAATTGTTTTAGCTTATGCCCGCACCCACGAAACCTTACAGATGAGCAGATAAAAATTGTAAGAGATTTTAATGGCATAATAGGAATCAATTTTTATTCTCCATTTGTAAAAGATGAAGGTAAAGCTAATTTGAATGATGTTCTAAGACACATAGCATATATTGCAGAGCTAATTGGTGTACAGTACATTTCGTTTGGGTCTGATTTTGATGGAGCAGATGATTTCCCGGAAGGCTTGAGAGGAGTTGAAGATTTGCCAAATATAGCAAAGAAGCTTGAAAAATATGGGTTTTCTGAAAAAGAGATTATGGACATTTGCTATTTTAATCTTACAAGGTTTACTGAAAGATTTTTAAAATGA